A genome region from Maridesulfovibrio salexigens DSM 2638 includes the following:
- a CDS encoding alpha/beta fold hydrolase, whose protein sequence is MRRLIVPLFLFVFLAGCAQKNVPDSEHYLAPLPKSVMQVDDVQLAYRTFGEGPPLLMIMGFAGTMDLWDAQLVRELGKEHTVIIFDNRGMGSSSNGTEEITISRMAVDSAGLLGELGYPKADVFGWSMGGLIAQEMTLNYPDKVGKLVLLGASCEAKPVADITQKLLKMDVKELLSHFFPSGWIEKYPDAYARLPRPASPPDTSIIQAQADAMIEWDGCCSQLNSLDKSTLVISGLDDDILPEKLSAKIADQLKGSWLIRYKNATHWLMYQDPVGLGRTVNNFLATEQDLFPN, encoded by the coding sequence ATGCGTCGTTTAATCGTACCTCTTTTCCTGTTTGTATTTTTGGCCGGATGTGCACAAAAGAATGTGCCTGATTCCGAGCACTATCTTGCTCCTTTGCCGAAATCCGTAATGCAGGTTGATGACGTGCAGCTTGCTTACCGAACATTTGGCGAGGGTCCCCCTCTGCTCATGATCATGGGTTTTGCCGGGACTATGGATCTTTGGGATGCGCAGCTGGTTCGTGAATTGGGCAAGGAGCATACGGTGATCATCTTTGATAACCGGGGCATGGGCAGTTCAAGTAATGGGACTGAGGAAATAACCATTTCCCGTATGGCCGTGGACAGTGCCGGGTTGTTAGGTGAACTCGGCTATCCAAAAGCTGATGTGTTCGGCTGGTCCATGGGCGGACTGATTGCTCAGGAAATGACGCTTAATTATCCTGACAAAGTAGGGAAGCTGGTTTTACTTGGTGCTTCCTGCGAAGCGAAGCCTGTTGCAGATATTACCCAAAAATTGTTGAAGATGGATGTCAAAGAGTTGCTGAGCCATTTCTTCCCGTCCGGTTGGATTGAAAAGTATCCTGATGCCTACGCAAGGCTGCCACGTCCGGCAAGTCCTCCAGACACGTCAATAATTCAGGCTCAGGCTGATGCCATGATAGAGTGGGATGGATGCTGTTCGCAGCTTAACAGTCTTGATAAATCTACGCTGGTCATTTCCGGTCTGGATGATGATATCCTGCCTGAGAAGCTGTCCGCTAAAATAGCGGACCAATTAAAAGGAAGCTGGCTGATACGCTACAAGAATGCAACCCACTGGCTCATGTATCAGGACCCTGTTGGTCTTGGCCGGACAGTGAATAATTTTCTAGCTACAGAGCAGGATTTGTTTCCGAACTAA